The proteins below come from a single Saccharopolyspora sp. SCSIO 74807 genomic window:
- the recG gene encoding ATP-dependent DNA helicase RecG, which produces MTTLETGLERVLGGKTGKALESALGLSTVGDLVRHYPRRYAERGELTAIAGLEIDEHATVLAKVERVTKRSMKSRRGTIVEARITDGHRPLLCTFFNQAWRERELLPGRRGMFAGKVTAYKGALQLAHPEYQLFDEQEQDAGSAAEEFAAALIPVYPSAQGLPSWSIARCVRQVLDTWDGAEDPLPEPLRAEHRLMGLESALRKIHQPADHGEVAAAQNRLKWDEALAVQLVLARLRETAHEHPAPASPRRDDGLLAEFDRGLPFRLTQGQTDIGEQIAADLATEHPMNRLVQGEVGSGKTLVALRGMLQVVDSGRQAAMLAPTEVLAAQHARSLAELLGDLGRAGELGAAEHATGVTLLTGSLPAAQRKKALLAAASGEAGIVVGTHALIQDRVSFADLGMVVVDEQHRFGVEQRDALRARGGGEVAPHVLVMTATPIPRTVAMTVYGDLETSALRELPQGRSPISTSVVPAAEKPAWLDRAWQRVREEVTAGHQVYVVCPRIGDDEQNPPKKPKSAQESEVDEEAPDEGADSGERRSPLSVLEVAEKLSAGPLSGLRLGVLHGRLPADDKDAVMRAFADGGVDVLVATTVVEVGVNVPNATVMVIMDADRFGVSQLHQLRGRVGRGSAPGLCLLVSDAVAGTTTRERLDSVASTTDGFELAKLDLELRREGDVLGATQSGRKSGLKMLSLLRDEDVIAEARVAAQHLVAEDPALRGHPGLAAMVTELVDAQSAGFLEKS; this is translated from the coding sequence ATGACCACTTTGGAGACCGGGCTGGAGCGGGTGCTCGGCGGCAAGACCGGCAAGGCGCTCGAGTCCGCCCTCGGTCTGTCCACTGTGGGCGACCTGGTGCGGCATTATCCGCGCCGCTACGCCGAACGCGGCGAACTCACCGCGATCGCCGGGCTGGAGATCGACGAGCACGCCACGGTGCTGGCGAAGGTCGAGCGGGTCACCAAGCGCAGCATGAAATCCCGCCGCGGAACCATCGTGGAGGCCCGCATCACCGACGGGCACCGGCCGCTGCTGTGCACGTTCTTCAACCAGGCGTGGCGGGAACGCGAGCTGTTGCCCGGCCGCCGCGGCATGTTCGCGGGCAAGGTCACCGCCTACAAGGGTGCGCTGCAACTCGCGCACCCCGAGTACCAGCTGTTCGACGAGCAGGAGCAGGACGCTGGTTCGGCGGCCGAGGAGTTCGCCGCAGCGCTCATCCCGGTCTACCCGTCCGCGCAGGGCCTGCCGTCCTGGTCGATCGCCCGCTGCGTGCGCCAGGTGCTGGACACCTGGGACGGGGCCGAGGATCCGCTGCCGGAGCCGCTGCGCGCCGAGCACCGGCTGATGGGCCTGGAGTCCGCACTGCGCAAGATCCACCAGCCCGCCGATCACGGCGAGGTGGCCGCCGCGCAGAACCGGCTCAAGTGGGACGAGGCGCTGGCGGTGCAGCTGGTGCTGGCGCGGCTGCGCGAAACCGCGCACGAGCACCCCGCCCCGGCCAGCCCGCGCCGCGATGACGGCCTGCTCGCCGAGTTCGACCGGGGGTTGCCGTTCCGGCTCACCCAGGGCCAGACCGACATCGGCGAGCAGATCGCCGCCGACCTGGCCACCGAGCACCCGATGAACCGGCTGGTGCAGGGCGAGGTCGGTTCCGGCAAGACGCTGGTGGCGCTGCGCGGCATGTTGCAGGTGGTGGATTCCGGGCGGCAGGCCGCGATGCTGGCGCCCACCGAGGTGCTGGCCGCGCAGCACGCCCGCTCGCTGGCCGAGCTGCTTGGCGACCTCGGCAGGGCCGGTGAGCTCGGCGCGGCCGAGCACGCCACCGGCGTCACGCTGCTGACCGGCTCGCTGCCCGCCGCGCAGCGCAAGAAGGCGTTGCTGGCGGCGGCTTCCGGCGAGGCGGGGATCGTCGTCGGCACCCATGCGCTGATCCAGGACCGGGTGTCGTTCGCCGACCTCGGCATGGTCGTGGTCGACGAGCAGCACCGCTTCGGTGTGGAGCAGCGGGACGCGCTGCGGGCGCGCGGCGGCGGTGAGGTGGCGCCGCACGTGCTGGTGATGACCGCGACGCCGATTCCCCGCACGGTCGCGATGACCGTCTACGGCGACCTGGAGACCTCGGCGCTGCGGGAGCTGCCGCAGGGCCGCTCGCCGATCAGCACGAGCGTGGTTCCCGCGGCGGAGAAACCGGCGTGGCTGGACCGCGCGTGGCAACGCGTCCGCGAAGAGGTGACCGCGGGGCACCAGGTCTACGTGGTGTGCCCGCGCATCGGCGACGACGAGCAGAACCCGCCGAAGAAGCCGAAATCCGCCCAGGAGTCCGAAGTGGACGAAGAAGCTCCGGACGAGGGCGCGGATTCCGGCGAACGCCGCTCGCCGCTGTCGGTGCTGGAGGTGGCCGAGAAGCTGTCCGCGGGGCCGTTGTCCGGGCTGCGGCTCGGCGTGCTGCACGGCCGGTTGCCCGCCGACGACAAGGACGCGGTGATGCGCGCCTTCGCCGACGGCGGTGTGGACGTGCTGGTGGCCACCACGGTCGTCGAGGTCGGTGTGAACGTCCCGAACGCCACGGTCATGGTGATCATGGACGCGGACCGGTTCGGCGTGAGCCAGCTGCACCAGCTGCGCGGCCGCGTCGGGCGGGGTTCGGCCCCGGGGTTGTGCCTGCTGGTCAGCGATGCGGTCGCGGGCACCACCACGCGCGAGCGGCTGGACTCGGTCGCCTCCACCACCGACGGGTTCGAGCTGGCGAAGCTGGACCTGGAGCTGCGCAGGGAAGGCGACGTGCTGGGCGCGACGCAGTCCGGCCGCAAGTCCGGGCTCAAGATGCTCTCGCTGCTGCGCGACGAGGACGTGATCGCCGAGGCGCGGGTGGCGGCGCAGCACCTGGTCGCCGAGGATCCAGCGCTGCGCGGCCATCCCGGTCTGGCGGCAATGGTCACCGAACTCGTCGACGCGCAAAGCGCGGGTTTCCTGGAGAAGTCGTGA
- the rpmB gene encoding 50S ribosomal protein L28 produces the protein MAAVCDVCNKGPGFGNLVSHSHRKTRRRWNPNIQTVHAKIGLSGRKRMNVCTSCLKAGKVVRG, from the coding sequence GTGGCTGCCGTCTGCGACGTCTGCAACAAGGGGCCGGGCTTCGGCAACTTGGTCTCGCACTCCCACCGGAAGACCAGGCGCCGGTGGAACCCGAACATCCAGACCGTGCACGCCAAGATCGGTCTTTCCGGGCGCAAGCGGATGAACGTGTGCACCTCCTGCCTGAAGGCGGGCAAGGTCGTTCGCGGCTGA
- a CDS encoding uracil-DNA glycosylase, with protein MARPLHEVVEAGWAEALEPVADQITAMGEFLRAEVAAGRNYLPSGDNVLRAFQQPFHDVRVLIVGQDPYPTPGHAVGLSFSVAEGVQPPKSLINIFREYCSDLGHPKPSGGDLTPWTEQGVLLLNRALTVQPSKPAAHRGKGWEVVTDQAIRALAAREQPMVAILWGNDARSTRGLMPGVQCVESVHPSPMSADRGFFGSRPFSRANEILREAGAEPVDWKLP; from the coding sequence ATGGCACGTCCCTTGCATGAGGTCGTCGAGGCGGGCTGGGCCGAGGCGCTGGAGCCGGTCGCCGACCAGATCACGGCCATGGGTGAGTTCCTGCGCGCCGAGGTCGCTGCGGGGCGCAACTACCTGCCTTCCGGGGACAACGTGCTGCGGGCCTTCCAGCAGCCGTTCCACGACGTGCGGGTGCTGATCGTCGGCCAGGACCCGTATCCGACGCCGGGGCACGCGGTCGGCCTGAGCTTCTCCGTGGCCGAGGGCGTGCAGCCGCCGAAGAGCCTGATCAACATCTTCCGCGAGTACTGCTCCGACCTCGGCCACCCGAAGCCCTCCGGCGGCGACCTCACGCCGTGGACCGAACAGGGCGTGCTGCTGCTCAACCGCGCGCTGACCGTGCAGCCGAGCAAGCCGGCCGCGCACCGCGGCAAGGGCTGGGAGGTCGTCACCGACCAGGCCATCCGCGCGCTGGCCGCCCGCGAGCAGCCGATGGTGGCGATCCTGTGGGGCAACGACGCGCGCAGCACCCGCGGGCTCATGCCGGGCGTGCAGTGCGTCGAGTCGGTGCACCCGAGCCCGATGTCGGCCGACCGCGGCTTCTTCGGCTCCCGCCCGTTCAGCCGCGCCAACGAGATCCTGCGGGAAGCGGGCGCCGAGCCGGTCGACTGGAAGCTCCCCTGA
- a CDS encoding pyruvate carboxylase yields MFRKVLVANRGEIAIRAFRAGYELGAGTVAVFPHEDRNSLHRLKADESYEIGEPGHPVRAYLSVDEVVQAARQAGADAIYPGYGFLSENPDLAGACREAGITFVGPSREILEMTGNKATAVAAAREAGVPVLDSSAPSADIDELTSAAESMQFPVFVKAVAGGGGRGMRRVDELGALREALEAAMREADAAFGDPTVILEQAVVNPRHIEVQILADNEGNVMHLFERDCSVQRRHQKVIEIAPAPNLEPELRERICADAVAFARKIGYVNAGTVEFLVDEQGRHVFIEMNPRIQVEHTVTEEVTDADLVQSQLRIASGETLADLGMSQETMRLRGAALQCRITTEDPTNGFRPDTGMISAYRSPGGAGIRLDGGTAFAGTSISAHFDSMLVKLSCRGRDFPTAVARARRAVAEFRIRGVATNIPFLQAVLDDEDFAAGRVTTSFIEQRPHLLTARHSADRGTRLLNYLADVTVNRPNGERPAAADPVFKLPDVDLTTTVPKGSKQRLTELGPQGFARWMRESDAVGVTDTTFRDAHQSLLATRVRSKDLLAVAPHVARMTPELLSLECWGGATYDVALRFLAEDPWERLAKLRDSAPNICLQMLLRGRNTVGYTPYPTEVTEHFVQEATDTGIDIFRIFDALNDIEQMRPAIQAVRDTGKSVAEVALCYTGDLSDPGENIYTLDYYLRLAEQIVEAGAHVLAIKDMAGLLRAPAATKLVTALRSEFDLPVHLHTHDTPGGQLATYLAAIQAGVDAVDGATASLAGTTSQPALSSVVAATDHTERATGLDLGAVCDLEPYWESVRKIYRPFEAGLASPTGRVYRHEIPGGQLSNLRTQAVALGLGDKFEEIEAMYAAADRILGRLVKVTPSSKVVGDLALHLVGAGVAPADFEADPRRFDIPDSVIGFLQGELGEPPAGWPEPFRTRALEGRPQGRQLAELTEEDRKGLAENRRDTLNKLLFAKPTKEFTEHREAYGDTSLLRSKDFFYGLRPGEEYSVDLEPGVRLLIGLEAISDPDERGIRTVMAVLNGQLRPIQVRDRSVATDLPVAEKADRSNPAHVPAPFAGVVTLSAAEGDSVSAGQTVATIEAMKMEAAITAGQDGQIKRLAIGSVQQVEGGDLIVELG; encoded by the coding sequence ATGTTCCGCAAGGTCCTCGTCGCCAACCGTGGCGAGATCGCCATCCGAGCCTTCCGCGCGGGCTACGAGCTCGGCGCCGGAACGGTGGCGGTGTTCCCGCACGAAGACCGCAACTCGCTGCATCGGCTCAAGGCCGACGAGTCCTACGAGATCGGCGAACCCGGCCACCCGGTGCGCGCCTACCTGTCCGTGGACGAGGTAGTGCAAGCCGCGCGCCAAGCCGGCGCGGACGCGATCTACCCCGGTTACGGTTTCCTGTCCGAGAACCCGGATCTGGCGGGCGCGTGCCGCGAAGCGGGCATCACGTTCGTCGGCCCCAGCCGCGAAATCCTGGAGATGACCGGCAACAAGGCCACCGCGGTGGCCGCGGCCCGCGAGGCGGGCGTGCCGGTGCTGGATTCCTCCGCTCCGTCCGCGGACATCGACGAGCTGACGTCGGCGGCCGAGTCCATGCAGTTCCCCGTGTTCGTCAAGGCCGTCGCGGGCGGCGGTGGCCGCGGGATGCGCCGGGTCGACGAGCTCGGCGCGCTGCGGGAGGCGCTGGAAGCCGCGATGCGCGAAGCCGACGCGGCCTTCGGCGATCCGACGGTCATCCTGGAGCAGGCCGTGGTCAACCCGCGGCACATCGAGGTGCAGATCCTCGCCGACAACGAGGGCAACGTGATGCACCTGTTCGAGCGGGACTGCTCGGTGCAGCGGCGGCACCAGAAGGTCATCGAGATCGCCCCGGCTCCGAACCTCGAACCCGAGCTGCGCGAGCGCATCTGCGCCGACGCGGTCGCGTTCGCCCGCAAGATCGGCTACGTCAACGCCGGGACCGTGGAGTTCCTGGTCGACGAGCAGGGCAGGCACGTGTTCATCGAGATGAACCCGCGCATCCAGGTCGAGCACACCGTCACCGAAGAGGTCACCGACGCCGACCTGGTGCAGTCCCAGCTGCGCATCGCCTCCGGCGAGACGCTGGCCGACCTGGGCATGAGCCAGGAGACGATGCGGCTGCGCGGCGCGGCGCTGCAGTGCCGGATCACCACCGAGGACCCGACCAACGGGTTCCGCCCGGACACCGGGATGATCAGCGCCTACCGCTCGCCGGGCGGCGCGGGCATCCGCTTGGACGGCGGCACCGCGTTCGCGGGCACCAGCATCAGCGCGCACTTCGACTCGATGCTGGTGAAGCTTTCCTGCCGCGGCAGGGACTTCCCGACCGCGGTGGCGCGGGCGCGCCGCGCGGTGGCGGAGTTCCGCATCCGCGGGGTGGCCACGAACATCCCGTTCCTGCAGGCGGTGCTGGACGACGAGGACTTCGCGGCGGGCCGGGTCACCACCTCGTTCATCGAGCAGCGGCCGCACCTGCTGACCGCCCGGCACTCCGCCGACCGCGGCACCCGGCTGCTGAACTACCTCGCGGACGTGACGGTGAACCGGCCGAACGGGGAGCGGCCCGCGGCCGCGGACCCGGTGTTCAAGCTGCCGGACGTGGACCTGACCACGACGGTGCCGAAGGGCTCCAAGCAGCGGCTCACCGAACTCGGCCCGCAGGGCTTCGCGCGCTGGATGCGGGAATCCGACGCGGTCGGCGTCACCGACACCACCTTCCGCGACGCGCACCAGTCGCTGCTGGCGACGCGGGTGCGCAGCAAGGACCTGCTCGCCGTCGCGCCGCACGTCGCGCGGATGACGCCGGAGCTGCTGTCGCTGGAGTGCTGGGGCGGTGCGACCTACGACGTGGCGCTGCGGTTCCTGGCCGAGGACCCGTGGGAGCGGCTGGCCAAGCTGCGCGACTCGGCGCCGAACATCTGCCTGCAGATGCTGCTGCGCGGGCGCAACACCGTCGGCTACACGCCTTACCCGACCGAGGTGACCGAGCACTTCGTGCAGGAGGCCACCGACACCGGCATCGACATCTTCCGGATCTTCGACGCGCTCAACGACATCGAGCAGATGCGCCCGGCGATCCAGGCGGTGCGCGACACCGGCAAGTCCGTTGCCGAGGTGGCGCTGTGCTACACCGGCGACCTCTCGGACCCGGGCGAGAACATCTACACGCTGGACTACTACCTGCGCCTGGCCGAGCAGATCGTCGAGGCGGGCGCGCACGTGCTGGCGATCAAGGACATGGCCGGGCTGCTGCGCGCGCCCGCGGCCACCAAGCTCGTCACCGCGCTGCGCAGCGAATTCGACCTGCCGGTGCACCTGCACACGCACGACACGCCGGGCGGGCAGCTGGCGACGTACCTGGCCGCGATCCAGGCCGGGGTGGACGCCGTGGACGGTGCGACGGCCTCGCTGGCGGGCACCACTTCGCAGCCCGCGCTCTCGTCGGTGGTGGCGGCCACCGATCACACCGAGCGGGCGACCGGGCTGGACCTGGGTGCGGTGTGCGACCTGGAGCCGTACTGGGAGTCGGTGCGCAAGATCTACCGGCCGTTCGAGGCGGGGCTGGCCTCGCCGACCGGCCGGGTCTACCGCCACGAGATCCCCGGCGGGCAGCTGTCGAACCTGCGCACCCAGGCCGTCGCGCTCGGTCTCGGGGACAAGTTCGAGGAGATCGAGGCGATGTACGCCGCGGCCGACCGCATCCTCGGCAGGCTGGTGAAGGTCACCCCGTCCTCGAAGGTCGTCGGTGATCTGGCGCTGCACCTGGTCGGCGCGGGCGTGGCCCCTGCGGACTTCGAGGCCGATCCGCGCCGGTTCGACATCCCGGACTCGGTGATCGGCTTCCTGCAGGGCGAACTCGGCGAGCCGCCCGCGGGCTGGCCGGAGCCGTTCCGCACCCGCGCGCTGGAGGGGCGCCCGCAGGGCCGCCAGCTCGCGGAACTCACCGAGGAGGACCGGAAGGGGCTCGCGGAGAACCGCCGCGACACGCTGAACAAGCTGCTGTTCGCCAAGCCCACCAAGGAGTTCACCGAGCACCGCGAGGCGTACGGCGACACTTCGCTGTTGCGCAGCAAGGATTTCTTCTACGGGCTGCGGCCGGGGGAGGAGTACTCGGTCGACCTGGAACCGGGCGTGCGGCTGCTCATCGGCCTGGAGGCGATCAGTGACCCGGACGAGCGCGGCATCCGCACCGTGATGGCGGTGCTCAACGGCCAGCTGCGGCCGATCCAGGTGCGGGACCGCTCGGTGGCCACCGACCTGCCGGTGGCGGAGAAGGCCGACCGCAGCAATCCGGCGCACGTTCCGGCGCCGTTCGCCGGGGTGGTCACGCTCTCGGCCGCCGAGGGCGACAGCGTCTCGGCCGGTCAGACCGTGGCCACCATCGAGGCGATGAAGATGGAGGCGGCGATCACCGCTGGGCAGGACGGGCAGATCAAGCGCCTCGCGATCGGTTCCGTCCAGCAGGTCGAAGGTGGCGACCTGATCGTCGAGCTGGGCTGA
- a CDS encoding DAK2 domain-containing protein, translating to MAGSPEVLRVLDEAAARRWARESVTALAADRAALDRINVYPVADADTGTNLLHTMRSAGSALDASEAAAPDGLLAVLAEGALAGARGNSGMLFSQVLRGLAEGVRGVGKIDGAAWRDALHRAESLARRAVAEPVEGTLLSVLRAAVLGAANCTSDELADVVRLSTADAVLALERTTAQLPALAAAGVVDAGGRGLVVLLDALHAVVHDGARLAPEPPEGELREPAAPGGPAYEVMYLLTGAEPEGLERLRDALAELGDCASVAGDGADSWAVHVHCDDIGAAIEAGIETGRVRRIRVVRFADQAAAPHAASGQGVLACVRGGELAELFRGEGADVLEVGAEPPAADELVEAIDATGAAHVVVLPNDAAVTAVAERAAEHLVRAGRDVVVVPTGSPVQGLAALAVHDTSRRRPDDVVAMAEAAAATRRGELRIADSEALTWAGHCRPGDVLGLADGEVVLLGRDFFAVARDLVDRMFTAGGELVTVLIGARAPAGVGDELTAHLARHRPEVECVCYPGGELGSAVLLGVE from the coding sequence GTGGCAGGGAGTCCGGAAGTGCTGCGGGTGTTGGACGAAGCGGCGGCCCGCCGGTGGGCGCGCGAGTCGGTGACGGCACTGGCCGCCGACCGCGCTGCGCTGGACCGGATCAACGTCTACCCGGTCGCCGACGCGGACACCGGCACGAACCTGCTGCACACGATGCGCTCCGCGGGCTCGGCGCTGGACGCGTCGGAGGCCGCCGCGCCGGACGGGCTGCTGGCGGTGCTCGCGGAGGGCGCGCTGGCGGGCGCGCGCGGCAACTCCGGAATGTTGTTCTCGCAGGTCCTGCGCGGGCTGGCCGAGGGAGTGCGGGGCGTCGGCAAGATTGACGGCGCCGCGTGGCGGGATGCTTTGCACCGCGCGGAGTCGCTCGCGCGCCGAGCGGTGGCCGAACCTGTGGAGGGCACCCTGCTGTCGGTGCTGCGCGCCGCCGTTCTCGGCGCCGCGAACTGCACCTCCGACGAACTCGCCGACGTGGTCCGGCTGTCCACGGCGGATGCGGTGCTGGCGCTGGAACGCACCACCGCACAGCTCCCGGCGCTGGCGGCGGCGGGGGTGGTCGACGCGGGCGGGCGCGGCCTGGTCGTGCTGCTGGACGCGTTGCACGCGGTGGTGCACGACGGTGCGCGGCTGGCGCCCGAACCTCCGGAGGGGGAGCTGCGCGAACCGGCAGCGCCGGGCGGTCCCGCCTACGAGGTCATGTACCTGCTCACCGGCGCGGAGCCGGAGGGTCTGGAGCGGCTGCGCGACGCTCTGGCGGAACTCGGCGACTGCGCATCGGTGGCCGGTGACGGCGCGGACTCGTGGGCGGTGCACGTGCACTGCGACGACATCGGCGCGGCGATCGAGGCGGGCATCGAGACCGGCCGCGTCCGCCGCATCCGGGTGGTGCGCTTCGCGGATCAGGCCGCCGCGCCGCACGCCGCGAGCGGACAGGGGGTGCTGGCGTGCGTGCGCGGCGGCGAACTCGCCGAGCTGTTCCGCGGTGAGGGCGCAGATGTCCTGGAAGTGGGTGCCGAACCACCCGCGGCGGACGAGCTGGTCGAAGCGATCGATGCGACCGGTGCCGCGCACGTGGTGGTGCTGCCCAACGACGCGGCGGTCACCGCCGTCGCCGAACGCGCCGCCGAGCACCTCGTCCGCGCGGGCCGCGACGTCGTGGTCGTGCCCACCGGCTCACCGGTCCAGGGCTTGGCCGCGCTCGCGGTGCACGACACCTCGCGGCGGCGCCCGGACGACGTGGTGGCGATGGCGGAGGCCGCGGCGGCGACCCGGCGGGGCGAGCTGCGCATCGCCGATTCCGAGGCGCTGACCTGGGCGGGACACTGCCGCCCGGGTGATGTGCTGGGGCTGGCCGATGGCGAGGTCGTGCTGCTGGGCCGAGATTTCTTCGCGGTGGCCCGGGACCTGGTGGACCGGATGTTCACCGCGGGCGGGGAACTGGTCACGGTGCTGATCGGTGCGCGGGCGCCTGCCGGGGTCGGCGACGAGCTGACCGCGCACCTGGCGCGGCACCGGCCCGAGGTCGAGTGCGTCTGCTACCCGGGAGGGGAACTCGGCTCGGCCGTGCTGCTCGGTGTGGAGTGA
- a CDS encoding MFS transporter, whose product MTAQGTDEVTPEQRSLLRRAVGAAAIGNTTEWYDFGVYAYVASYVGQQFFPGPWGTVSTFAVFAMSFLFRPLGSLFFGPLGDRIGRQKVLAVTILLMSGSTFVLGLLPGYDTIGILAPMLLLLCRMLQGFSTGGEYGGAATYIAEFAPNRKRGFYGSWLEFGTLAGFGLGALVPTLLILALPEAAMESWGWRVPFLLAGPLGLIGLYLRSKLEDTPAFKNLEASGNVARSPLKALIKGHWQQLLILMGVVVLINVANYTILTYMETYLEDTLSVPEGQEYQVLVPLLLVVAVMMVLITPVGALSDRVGRKPVFLSAAICFIVLPYPAFLLISQGTMVTTLLGLTLLGIGHVQLVGPLAATLPAMFPTKVRYAAFSIGYNLSTAAFGGTAPLINESMVEITGNSFFPGYYLMGAALVALVPILLMKETAGRPLMEENDRTSGPQAATSG is encoded by the coding sequence ATGACTGCACAGGGAACGGACGAGGTAACGCCGGAACAGCGGTCGCTGCTACGACGCGCGGTGGGCGCCGCAGCGATCGGCAACACCACCGAGTGGTACGACTTCGGTGTCTACGCCTACGTCGCGAGCTACGTGGGTCAGCAGTTCTTCCCCGGCCCGTGGGGGACCGTCTCGACGTTCGCGGTCTTCGCGATGTCCTTCCTGTTCCGGCCGCTGGGAAGCCTGTTCTTCGGCCCGCTGGGCGACCGGATCGGGCGGCAGAAGGTGCTCGCGGTCACGATCCTGCTGATGTCCGGGTCGACGTTCGTGCTCGGCCTGCTGCCGGGTTACGACACGATCGGCATCCTGGCGCCGATGCTGCTGTTGCTGTGCCGGATGCTGCAGGGCTTCTCGACCGGCGGTGAGTACGGCGGCGCGGCCACCTACATCGCCGAGTTCGCGCCCAACCGCAAACGCGGTTTCTACGGCAGCTGGCTGGAATTCGGCACGCTGGCCGGGTTCGGGCTCGGCGCGCTGGTGCCGACGCTGCTGATCCTGGCGCTGCCCGAGGCGGCCATGGAGTCCTGGGGCTGGCGGGTGCCGTTCCTGCTGGCCGGCCCGCTCGGCCTGATCGGGCTCTACCTGCGCTCCAAGCTGGAGGACACCCCGGCGTTCAAGAACCTCGAGGCCTCCGGCAACGTCGCCCGCTCCCCGCTGAAGGCGCTGATCAAGGGGCACTGGCAGCAGCTGCTGATCCTGATGGGCGTCGTGGTGCTCATCAACGTCGCCAACTACACGATCCTGACCTACATGGAGACCTACCTGGAAGACACCCTGTCCGTCCCGGAGGGGCAGGAATACCAGGTGCTGGTGCCGCTGCTGCTGGTCGTGGCGGTGATGATGGTGCTGATCACGCCGGTCGGGGCGCTGTCGGACCGGGTCGGGCGCAAACCGGTCTTCCTGTCCGCGGCGATCTGCTTCATCGTGCTGCCCTACCCGGCGTTCCTGCTGATCTCGCAGGGCACCATGGTCACGACGCTGCTGGGGCTGACGCTGCTGGGCATCGGGCACGTCCAGCTCGTCGGGCCGCTGGCGGCGACGTTGCCCGCGATGTTCCCGACCAAGGTGCGGTACGCGGCGTTCAGCATCGGCTACAACCTCTCCACCGCCGCGTTCGGCGGGACCGCGCCGCTGATCAACGAGTCGATGGTGGAGATCACCGGGAATTCCTTCTTCCCCGGCTACTACCTGATGGGCGCGGCGCTGGTGGCGCTGGTACCGATCTTGCTGATGAAGGAGACGGCGGGCCGTCCGCTGATGGAGGAGAACGACCGCACGAGCGGTCCGCAGGCGGCCACTTCCGGCTGA
- a CDS encoding thiamine-phosphate kinase, with translation MASDTSAQEKTVSEAGEFGLIHRVTSGRPQPPSTLLGPGDDAAVLAAPDGRVVATTDVLVEQVHFRFDWSSPHQVGRKAVAVNLSDLAAMGAVPTGLLVGMGAPPETATGVVDDLAAGMWEEAQRAGTGLAGGDMVGAPVLTLSITALGDLQGRTPVTRGGARPGDVVAVAGRLGWAAAGLAVLGRGFRSPVAVVGAQRVPEPPYAAGPAAADAGATAMIDTSDGLLADLAHIAEASQVSIDVRSELVEVPQRLTEVASALGADARHWVLTGGEDQALVATFPPDLPLPEGWRALGEVGEGTGVTVDEAGYEGSAGWEHWR, from the coding sequence GTGGCTTCGGACACTTCGGCGCAGGAGAAGACGGTGTCCGAGGCCGGCGAGTTCGGCCTCATCCACCGGGTGACCTCCGGGCGCCCGCAGCCTCCGTCCACGCTGCTCGGTCCCGGGGATGACGCCGCGGTGCTGGCCGCGCCGGACGGCCGCGTGGTCGCCACCACCGACGTGCTGGTCGAGCAGGTGCACTTCCGCTTCGACTGGTCCAGCCCGCACCAGGTGGGCCGCAAGGCGGTGGCGGTGAACCTGTCCGACCTGGCCGCGATGGGCGCGGTGCCGACCGGGCTGCTGGTCGGCATGGGCGCCCCGCCGGAGACCGCGACCGGCGTGGTCGACGACCTGGCCGCGGGCATGTGGGAGGAGGCGCAGCGCGCGGGCACCGGCCTCGCGGGCGGCGACATGGTCGGCGCGCCGGTGCTGACGCTGTCGATCACCGCGCTCGGCGACCTCCAGGGCCGCACCCCGGTCACCCGCGGCGGGGCGCGGCCGGGCGACGTGGTGGCGGTCGCGGGCAGGCTCGGCTGGGCCGCCGCGGGATTGGCGGTGCTGGGGCGCGGATTCCGGTCCCCGGTCGCCGTCGTGGGCGCGCAGCGGGTGCCGGAGCCGCCGTACGCGGCAGGCCCGGCCGCCGCCGACGCCGGTGCCACCGCGATGATCGACACCTCCGACGGCCTGCTGGCCGACCTCGCGCACATCGCGGAGGCGTCGCAGGTGAGCATCGACGTGCGCAGCGAGCTGGTCGAGGTGCCGCAGCGGCTCACCGAGGTCGCTTCGGCGCTGGGCGCGGACGCGCGGCACTGGGTGCTCACCGGCGGTGAGGACCAGGCGCTGGTGGCGACGTTCCCGCCGGACCTGCCGCTGCCGGAGGGCTGGCGCGCGCTCGGCGAGGTCGGCGAAGGCACCGGAGTCACCGTCGACGAAGCCGGTTACGAAGGTTCTGCGGGCTGGGAGCACTGGCGCTGA
- a CDS encoding Lrp/AsnC ligand binding domain-containing protein: MVQAFILIQTEVGKAAAVAAEISGAPGVLTSEDVTGPYDVIVRAEAENVDQLGKMVVAGIQNVEGITRTLTCPVVHL; the protein is encoded by the coding sequence GTGGTTCAGGCATTCATCCTCATCCAGACCGAGGTCGGCAAGGCCGCCGCCGTTGCCGCCGAGATCTCCGGGGCGCCGGGCGTGCTCACTTCCGAGGACGTGACCGGCCCGTACGACGTGATCGTGCGCGCTGAAGCGGAGAATGTCGACCAGCTCGGGAAAATGGTGGTGGCAGGCATCCAGAACGTGGAAGGGATCACCCGCACGCTGACGTGTCCCGTCGTACACCTGTGA